A genomic window from Silene latifolia isolate original U9 population chromosome Y, ASM4854445v1, whole genome shotgun sequence includes:
- the LOC141631455 gene encoding uncharacterized protein LOC141631455: MMFRAKLLALKKQIVEKHVFGEMAAYVYVVEFRKRGLPHVHFLIILKNGYKLKWLIDYAKFVSAEIPTMANPSLRNIVLKHMMHRPCGKLNPECSCIKNSKTHGRCKYEYPKSFTPATTTNIAGYHEYRRQNSGETTLIRKYQLDN, translated from the coding sequence ATGATGTTCCGGGCTAAGCTCTTGGCTCTTAAAAAAcagattgtggaaaaacatgtttttggagaGATGGCTGCTTATGTATACGTAGTTGAATTCCGAAAAAGGGGCCTTCCTCATGTGCACTTCCTGATCATCCTGAAAAACGGGTATAAGTTGAAATGGCTTATCGATTACGCTAAGTTCGTGTCTGCTGAAATTCCAACAATGGCTAACCCTTCCCTCCGtaacattgttcttaaacacaTGATGCACAGGCCTTGTGGCAAACTGAATCCTGAATGTTCGTGCATAAAAAATTCAAAGACGCATGGCCGTTGCAAATATGAGTATCCTAAGTCCTTCACACCAGCCACTACAACTAATATTGCAGGCTATCATGAGTATAGAAGACAAAATTCAGGCGAAACAACACTTATCCGGAAATACCAGTTGGACAACTGA